In Lactococcus protaetiae, the genomic window TATCAGTAGAGGCTGGGTAAAACTATGTCCATCAGCATCGTAGAAAAGTACACTATTCGTCGGACCATACGCTCCTTGGCTTTGCAAACTTCCTGTTCCAGTTTGATTATTTGCTGCATCTTGCAAAAAAGCCGAATTACGCGCTAAATCCTGTAAATTTTGGTCTGTTGCTTTATACATCCCAATCTGCATTACTTGAATGATGATAACTGCCAAAGCCACAAAAATTACTGTAAAAGCTAGAAAAAAATGAAGGAAATTTTTCCCATCATTTTTCACAATCGCTGAAGACTTAACTTTTTTAATTATTTTCTTCAAATTTTCTCTTTTCCATTTCGTCAGCACTACAACTCATTCGTCATTCAGCTCTCTTTGAGGATAAGATTTACTGACAGACTTATAACAGTTTTGTCAGTACTGACAGAAATAATTTTTATCAAAGCAAGTGCGTGCTATCTCCACCCTTTCGGGCTCCGCTGTCGATGCTCGCTACGGTGGCAATCGCAATACTCCGACCTCTTAGGTCGGAGATAAAGCAACACTAAGCTTTGAGTTTCGTCCCACTGAATAAGTCTTGACTTCATCGCAAAATATATCCTACATTCCGCAAAGTAGAAAGATTGTTAACAAACTCTGTATCTTTCAACTTTTTACGTATTTTGCTCATATATACTTCAACAACCGTAACAGTAGTATCGCTATCATAACCCCAAATTCGGTCAAAAATTTGTTCTTTAGGCAGGATAACATTTTGATTTTGCATCAGATAAACGACCAAATCAAACTCTTTACCAATCAAATCTACTGGTGTATCATCTACCATCGCTGATTTATTCGAAAGATTCAAGCGAACATTACCATAAGAAAGTCCATTGGAATCTTCAAGTTTTCCTGTGCGTTTTAGCAGTGCCTGAATACGCGCTCTTAACTCGTCAAGATAAAAAGGCTTTGTCAAATAGTCATCAGCACCAATATCAAAACCGTGCATCTTATCATCTAAGGATTCTTTTGCTGTCATGATAAGAACTGGCGTATCAACATTTTTTCCGCGTAATTCTTTCAAAACTTCAAAACCATTTTTTTCTGGCAACATCAAATCTAGCAAAATCAAATCATAGATTCCAAGCTCTGCTTCGTATAATCCTTCAATCCCATCATAGACTTGCTTTACTTCCGCAAATGATTTTAAGAAATCATAAACAGACTTGGATAACGATAAGTCG contains:
- a CDS encoding response regulator transcription factor is translated as MIKILLVEDDLSLSKSVYDFLKSFAEVKQVYDGIEGLYEAELGIYDLILLDLMLPEKNGFEVLKELRGKNVDTPVLIMTAKESLDDKMHGFDIGADDYLTKPFYLDELRARIQALLKRTGKLEDSNGLSYGNVRLNLSNKSAMVDDTPVDLIGKEFDLVVYLMQNQNVILPKEQIFDRIWGYDSDTTVTVVEVYMSKIRKKLKDTEFVNNLSTLRNVGYILR